In Campylobacter sp., the DNA window GCCATCTGCATGAAGCCTAGCTTTTCGTCGATAATTTTTTGGCTGAGTGGATTGACGCTGCCTGGGGCTGCGGTAATGAGAAGATCACCCTTGCTGCCGTCGCTAGCGGTATGAATGTCGATGATTTCGTTATCGTCACGCGCCGCGATAACCGCAGCGCCCGCGCCGTCGCCGAAAAGTATGCACGTAGCACGGTCACTCCAATCGACTATCGAGCTTAGTTTTTCCGTGCCGATTATCAGCACGTGTTTTTTGGCACCGCTTTCGATGAGGGATTTTGCGAGCTCCAAAAGATAAATAAAGCCCGTACAGGCGGCATTTATATCAAATGCCGTGATGCCGAAATTTAAGCCCAGTTTATCTGCGATGACACACGCAGTCGAGGGCATGCAGAAATAATCGGGCGAGATCGTGGCGCAAATTATCGCATCGATCTCATTTTTTTGTAAGCCGCTACGCTCGATCGCCTTTAACGCCGCTTTCGCGCCTAGATCACTAGTACTCTCGCCCTTCGCGATACGGCGCTCATGAATGCCCGTTCGCTTGACGATCCATTCATCGCTCGTTTCAACCATCTTTTCAAGATCGAAATTGGTTAAAATTTCGCTCGGCGCGTATGCTGCGATTGAGATCATCGAGGCTTTTTGCATTCGTTTTCCTATTCGTTTGAAGAAATTTCGCTTTCTATCGCGGAGTTGATTTTGGAGTCTGCAAATTTAAGCGCTTGAAAGATCGCGTTTTTAACGGCTTTCGGGGTACTTTTGCCGTGGCTTATGATGACGCACTCTTTGACGCCCAAAAGCGGCGCGCCGCCGTATTCGTCGTAGTCCGTGCTTTTTTTGATAATTTTAAAGACGCGCTTCATCAAAATGGAGCCAGCGATAGCAATCGGAGATTTTTTAGTTTCGTTTTTAATAAGTTTGCCGATAGCGCTCGCGACGCCTTCGCTGGATTTTAGCATAATGTTACCGATAAATCCGTCGCACACGACCACGTCTACCGAGCCGTCAAAAATTTGATTGCCTTCTACATTACCGATAAAATTTTGCATCTTCTTAAGCATATGAAAGGTTTCTTTTGTTACCTCGTTGCCTTTACTATCCTCCTCGCCGTTGGATAATAAGCCGATGCGTGGCGCGTTTAAACCCATAATCTCCTTGGCATATGCTTCGCCCATAATCGCGAATTGAAACAAATTCTCTGGCTTACAATCCACATAAGCGCCCACATCCAGCACCAGCGTGCGACCGCCTATGGAATTTGGCATCAGCGTAGCAATCGCCGGGCGTAAAATGCCTTTGAGCCTTCCTATACGAAGCGTAGCAAGGCTCATCGTAGCGCCGCTATGTCCTGCCGATACCACGGCTTTGCATGTGCCGCTTTTTACCAGATCGACCGCTTTAAAGATACTACTCTCTTTGCGTTTGAGAGCGTCGGTTGCGCCCTCTTTCATCTCGAAAACTTCGCTTGCAGCTACGTAAGTGATATATTTCTCAAAGCCTTGATCTTGTGGAATAAAAGGCTTGATTTGCGCTTCGTCGCCTACCAAAAACGCATTAAATTTACGCTCTCGCAGCGCATCTACGACTCCGTTTATTATCGGCTCGCAGCCGAAATCACCGCCCATCGCGTCTATAGCAACGGAAATCATCGGATTAATATTCGCCCGTAGTTTTGTTTATTCTATGCGGAATTTTCCAGCTTCCGTCTTTATCTTTGACGGGGATCGGAAGGGTCACTTTGTAGTGAGTGCGTCTTTTTGCCGCACGAGTTTTACTAACTCTTCGCTTTGGAACTGCCATTTTTTCTCCTTTATAAATTTAGTTCTTGCATTCTTCGCAATAAAAATAGTCGCTTTTGAAAGCTTCCGTTTCGCTTCTTAAAATTTCATCCAGATCAACTTCGGTGCCGAAAAACTCCATAACGTCCAAGCTCTCGTGCCTTTCGTCGTTAAAAACGCCTTCGCTTAAAAGCAAATTTACGCTCTCGTTTACGTCAAGATCAAATTCTTTGCCGCAGCGGTCGCAAATGTATGGAATTTTGCCTTTAATTTCGCCCTTGCACTCTACAAACTTAGAGTCCTTTCGTTTTAAATTTCCGCTAAGCTTAAGTCCATCCCTAGAAATTTCAAACGGCACGGGCGATGCGGAAATTTTAGCAAAAGCGATCTTCACGCGGCACTCTTAGCAAATTTCTCTTTTTGCAAAGAAAAATGCGATCTCGGTTTTTGCGTTTTCTAGGCTGTCGCTACCGTGAACGGCGTTAGCGTCGATGCTGTCTGCAAAGTCCGCTCTGATCGTGCCTTTATCGGCTTTTTTCGGATCGGTAGCGCCCATTAGCGCGCGATTTTTAGCTACGGCATCATCGCCTTCTAGCACCATTACGACCACCGGACCGCTAGTCATAAACTCAATCAGATCCTTATAAAAAGGGCGATCCTTGTGAATTTCATAAAATTTACCCGCATCTTCGGCGCTTAGGCATAATTTTTTAGCCGCTGCGATTCTTAGTCCGTGGCTTTCGAAACGATCGATAATTTTGCCGATAACGCCCTTTTTAACGGCATCAGGCTTAATAATAGAAAGCGTTTGCTGCATATAATCTCCTTAAAGTGAAAGGCGGATTGTATCGAAAAATAGGTTAAAATTTATTTAAGGATTAAATGAATTAAAATTCCGCGCATTTGATCGCGGAATTTTATCTGCTAAGCAAATACCGGGGTATCTCCGCTGCGTAGATCCGCGCCTATACTATCCCTACTAGGTTGGCCCGCTACGATGTCGCTCCAGACGATACAGCCATCAGTCGGACAGGCACTAGCGCACGCAGGCTCGTCGTTGTAACCGACACACTCGACGCATTTATCAGCATATACGTAGTAGCTATCCTCGCCGCTTGGGTTATCGCTATCGTCCACGATCGCATTTACCGGGCATTCGTCGATGCATGAGCCGCAGCTGATGCAAATATCGGTGATTTTTACAGCCATTGTTTCTCCTTTATCAAAAAATGAAGCGCGATGATAACATACTAAATTTAAAAAATGATAAAAGTAATATTATTTGATAAATAAAATTTATTATATAAAAATTTT includes these proteins:
- a CDS encoding DUF362 domain-containing protein; translated protein: MAVKITDICISCGSCIDECPVNAIVDDSDNPSGEDSYYVYADKCVECVGYNDEPACASACPTDGCIVWSDIVAGQPSRDSIGADLRSGDTPVFA
- the ndk gene encoding nucleoside-diphosphate kinase, producing MQQTLSIIKPDAVKKGVIGKIIDRFESHGLRIAAAKKLCLSAEDAGKFYEIHKDRPFYKDLIEFMTSGPVVVMVLEGDDAVAKNRALMGATDPKKADKGTIRADFADSIDANAVHGSDSLENAKTEIAFFFAKREIC
- a CDS encoding beta-ketoacyl-ACP synthase III, giving the protein MQKASMISIAAYAPSEILTNFDLEKMVETSDEWIVKRTGIHERRIAKGESTSDLGAKAALKAIERSGLQKNEIDAIICATISPDYFCMPSTACVIADKLGLNFGITAFDINAACTGFIYLLELAKSLIESGAKKHVLIIGTEKLSSIVDWSDRATCILFGDGAGAAVIAARDDNEIIDIHTASDGSKGDLLITAAPGSVNPLSQKIIDEKLGFMQMAGREVFKIAVPTLSNDVVEILAKNKILPEQIDLFIPHQANLRIIEAVKARLEFSDEQCVLTIGKYGNTSSASIPMAINDAYESGRLKNGSLMLLDAFGGGFTWGSALLKFGGKNTN
- the plsX gene encoding phosphate acyltransferase PlsX produces the protein MISVAIDAMGGDFGCEPIINGVVDALRERKFNAFLVGDEAQIKPFIPQDQGFEKYITYVAASEVFEMKEGATDALKRKESSIFKAVDLVKSGTCKAVVSAGHSGATMSLATLRIGRLKGILRPAIATLMPNSIGGRTLVLDVGAYVDCKPENLFQFAIMGEAYAKEIMGLNAPRIGLLSNGEEDSKGNEVTKETFHMLKKMQNFIGNVEGNQIFDGSVDVVVCDGFIGNIMLKSSEGVASAIGKLIKNETKKSPIAIAGSILMKRVFKIIKKSTDYDEYGGAPLLGVKECVIISHGKSTPKAVKNAIFQALKFADSKINSAIESEISSNE
- the rpmF gene encoding 50S ribosomal protein L32 yields the protein MAVPKRRVSKTRAAKRRTHYKVTLPIPVKDKDGSWKIPHRINKTTGEY